The Aureispira anguillae genome contains a region encoding:
- a CDS encoding cytochrome c oxidase subunit 3, giving the protein MNKNRKKTPNQERSAVGLPLEKVGLFLLLLSLSMLFLAFSIGYVFTRSQTSATGVYLPPIFILNSFILLASSWAMHQANKAYKADNTAGYQKALTTTMLLTIVFMGAQVVGWFYFRTQLIGDNIGNGVHYLYAISGLHFAHIAGGIPFLAIFLYNAYNKMREPMTVLLYFADPVKRMRLELLTIYWHFLDGLWIFLVLFFLLNRLF; this is encoded by the coding sequence ATGAATAAGAATCGTAAAAAAACGCCCAATCAAGAACGTTCAGCAGTTGGACTTCCACTAGAAAAAGTAGGTCTATTTTTATTGTTGCTAAGTCTCTCCATGCTTTTTCTAGCCTTTTCTATTGGTTACGTTTTTACTCGATCCCAAACTAGTGCAACTGGCGTTTATCTACCTCCTATTTTCATCCTAAATTCTTTTATTCTTTTGGCAAGTAGTTGGGCCATGCACCAGGCAAATAAAGCCTACAAAGCAGACAATACAGCTGGTTATCAAAAAGCACTAACCACAACAATGCTCTTAACAATTGTTTTTATGGGAGCGCAAGTAGTGGGTTGGTTTTATTTTCGGACTCAACTTATTGGGGATAACATTGGAAATGGAGTACACTATTTGTATGCGATTTCTGGGTTGCATTTTGCCCATATTGCTGGCGGGATTCCTTTTTTAGCCATATTTCTGTACAACGCCTACAACAAAATGCGGGAGCCCATGACCGTTTTATTATACTTTGCGGACCCCGTCAAACGAATGCGCTTAGAATTGCTAACTATTTATTGGCATTTCTTGGATGGTTTATGGATATTTTTAGTGCTGTTTTTTTTATTGAATAGACTATTTTAG
- a CDS encoding AsmA-like C-terminal region-containing protein — MSVDNYKTKAEKSKAQKARKKGRLRFLLKLIGGSILTALIGLIIVAALFEKQIAEMVIGALNKQLKTELHVSEASLSLIWKFPQAAVYLNDAQIEGTGGQEEKLLDVGSISLQCSTLGLLMGNYNFTSIAINNGALFIYSDKKGNVNYDIFKPSEKATTSESTDLNLSISNATLSNVAIHYVDEASSYDIKVKAKSAYFEGDFIIDNVLNENKHTMTSYAELYSEYITVGETTYMKGTDLAYDGAVDLDLAAEIYSFERIKLYIQGNEFKVNGSIAKAEKGTEYNMVFDSENALLGSLLQLIPEQFAATLGQFQSNGKLSFDARINGIATKRNAPIIEVKFGLKDGRITHPNMEGSMKNVNFDVHFTNGNGIDDQTAKLNLIDFQAHLNNQPINLSWEMIGLENPTINMGLDGKIPLNAVYGFFGEQVTEGNGWLDIAKLSLKGRLKDMISMYRIPRVQLDGLINFEQAYLLVNDIPATIESGQLSLENNTFNVSNVTLKTSESDAVLNGEFHNVLPVLLSDSLNSQNAKLTFQASLHAQKMDVDELLAIGSGHSTEEIEAAPLAEQDSLTKETYESREHRTSFLKGSFITNIVNFKYGNVLAQNFNGEVEFNNSTMQLKGVKVDAMDGKFELNSKIHFEKEPRVELFLDCDNIDIQKFLEQLDNFGQEVLTADNLRGRLKSLIKVNLFLDSLGNFKHDDLFVVADVRVENGELINLKLLEGFSGFIKMRDLQHIVFTELTNQFKIEHGKFILPAMFIQSNALNLVVGGEYGFNHDLDFKLKINAGQVIANKFKKYNPNKTAIKARQKGLFNIYAHIYGNLYENYSYKIGPKHSKRFLEAQLNQNLPALTNTLRAEFAKNTNKEANQPIIAPLAQPKEWEDIPEYEGENTEEEYIEGF, encoded by the coding sequence ATGTCAGTAGATAATTATAAAACAAAAGCCGAAAAAAGTAAAGCCCAAAAAGCACGAAAAAAGGGAAGACTTAGATTTTTACTCAAACTTATTGGCGGAAGTATCTTAACTGCCTTAATTGGTTTAATTATCGTTGCAGCTCTCTTTGAAAAGCAGATTGCCGAAATGGTTATTGGGGCACTCAACAAACAACTAAAAACAGAGTTGCATGTTAGTGAAGCTAGCTTATCCCTAATTTGGAAATTCCCTCAAGCAGCCGTTTATCTAAATGACGCTCAAATTGAAGGGACAGGAGGACAGGAAGAAAAGCTACTGGATGTTGGGAGCATTTCCTTACAATGTAGTACTCTTGGATTATTAATGGGGAATTATAACTTTACTTCTATTGCTATCAATAATGGGGCGTTATTCATTTATAGTGACAAAAAAGGCAATGTTAATTATGATATTTTTAAACCCTCCGAAAAAGCTACCACTTCTGAAAGTACAGATCTAAATTTATCGATTTCGAATGCGACACTATCCAATGTTGCCATCCATTATGTTGATGAAGCATCGAGTTATGACATAAAAGTTAAAGCCAAATCCGCTTATTTTGAAGGAGATTTTATCATAGACAATGTTCTGAATGAAAACAAACATACGATGACGAGTTATGCGGAATTGTATTCAGAGTATATCACGGTTGGAGAGACCACCTATATGAAGGGAACAGACCTGGCTTATGATGGTGCAGTGGATTTAGATTTAGCGGCCGAGATTTATTCTTTTGAACGCATCAAATTATACATTCAGGGCAACGAGTTTAAGGTGAATGGATCAATTGCCAAGGCTGAAAAAGGCACAGAATACAATATGGTTTTTGATAGCGAAAATGCTTTATTGGGTTCTTTATTACAACTAATTCCTGAACAATTCGCAGCAACCTTAGGGCAATTCCAAAGCAATGGAAAATTATCGTTTGATGCTAGAATCAATGGCATTGCGACCAAACGAAATGCACCAATTATTGAGGTCAAATTTGGTCTTAAGGATGGTAGAATTACCCACCCTAATATGGAGGGGAGTATGAAAAATGTAAATTTTGATGTACACTTCACCAATGGCAATGGAATTGATGACCAAACCGCTAAACTCAATTTAATTGATTTCCAAGCACACTTAAATAATCAACCCATCAATTTAAGTTGGGAAATGATTGGGCTAGAAAACCCCACCATTAATATGGGCTTGGATGGGAAAATTCCACTCAATGCAGTCTACGGATTTTTTGGAGAGCAGGTAACAGAAGGAAACGGCTGGCTTGACATCGCCAAATTGTCCCTAAAGGGACGCTTAAAGGATATGATTTCTATGTATCGAATCCCACGAGTACAGTTGGATGGTTTGATTAATTTTGAGCAGGCTTATTTACTGGTTAATGACATTCCTGCTACTATAGAATCGGGGCAATTGTCGCTAGAAAATAACACCTTTAATGTCAGCAATGTCACCCTAAAAACCAGTGAAAGTGATGCGGTTTTAAATGGAGAATTTCACAATGTACTGCCTGTTTTATTATCGGATTCGCTAAACTCTCAAAATGCAAAATTGACCTTTCAAGCTTCTTTGCATGCTCAAAAAATGGATGTAGACGAATTATTGGCCATTGGCAGTGGGCATTCTACAGAGGAAATAGAAGCCGCTCCCCTAGCCGAGCAAGACTCTCTAACTAAAGAAACTTACGAAAGTAGGGAACATCGTACCTCTTTCCTAAAAGGAAGCTTTATTACCAATATTGTAAACTTTAAATATGGTAATGTTTTGGCGCAAAACTTTAATGGAGAGGTAGAGTTTAACAATAGTACCATGCAGCTCAAAGGGGTAAAAGTAGATGCGATGGATGGGAAATTTGAACTCAATAGTAAAATTCATTTTGAAAAGGAACCTCGAGTAGAATTATTTCTTGATTGCGACAACATCGACATTCAAAAGTTCTTGGAACAACTCGATAATTTTGGACAAGAGGTACTAACCGCTGATAATTTACGAGGTCGTCTAAAATCCTTAATCAAAGTCAACTTATTTTTAGATTCTTTAGGAAACTTTAAGCACGATGATCTATTTGTAGTAGCAGATGTTCGGGTAGAAAATGGCGAATTAATCAACTTGAAGCTCTTAGAAGGCTTTTCTGGTTTTATCAAAATGAGAGATTTACAGCACATTGTATTTACAGAATTAACCAATCAATTTAAGATTGAGCACGGTAAATTTATACTGCCTGCTATGTTTATTCAAAGCAATGCCTTAAATTTAGTAGTAGGTGGAGAATATGGTTTTAATCATGACTTAGACTTTAAGCTAAAAATTAATGCAGGGCAAGTCATTGCCAATAAATTTAAAAAGTACAACCCCAACAAAACGGCTATTAAAGCACGGCAAAAAGGGTTATTTAATATTTATGCCCATATCTATGGTAATTTATACGAAAATTATTCGTACAAAATTGGCCCTAAACACAGCAAGCGATTCTTGGAGGCTCAGTTAAATCAAAACTTACCTGCACTCACCAATACCTTGCGAGCTGAATTTGCTAAAAATACCAACAAAGAAGCGAACCAACCCATTATTGCCCCCTTGGCTCAACCCAAAGAATGGGAAGATATACCTGAATATGAAGGAGAAAATACAGAAGAGGAATATATAGAAGGGTTCTAG
- a CDS encoding 3'-5' exonuclease codes for MPMNFVAIDFETATYQRYSACAIGLVTVENSIVTDKFYTLIQPPGNLYTWQTIKVHGIQPQETINQANFLDFFPQIIKRLEGKTIVAHNESFDRSVMKGTMAYYGLDYDDYNLGKRWECTCKIYRAKGYKPAKLSACCARKGIELNHHHALSDAEGCAQLYLLK; via the coding sequence ATGCCTATGAATTTTGTAGCAATTGATTTTGAAACAGCTACCTACCAAAGATATAGCGCCTGTGCTATAGGACTTGTTACGGTTGAAAACAGTATCGTCACCGATAAATTTTATACCTTAATTCAGCCGCCTGGCAATCTTTATACTTGGCAAACCATAAAGGTGCATGGTATACAACCCCAAGAAACGATTAACCAAGCCAATTTTTTGGACTTTTTCCCGCAAATTATCAAGCGTTTGGAAGGCAAAACAATCGTGGCACACAATGAGTCTTTTGACAGAAGTGTTATGAAAGGAACTATGGCTTATTATGGTTTGGATTATGACGATTACAACCTTGGAAAGCGTTGGGAATGCACCTGCAAAATATACCGTGCAAAAGGATACAAGCCTGCTAAATTAAGCGCCTGTTGTGCTAGAAAGGGCATTGAATTAAATCATCACCATGCTTTGTCTGATGCAGAGGGTTGTGCCCAACTTTACTTATTAAAATAA
- a CDS encoding YiiX family permuted papain-like enzyme — translation MIQSKMNLLVGCALFFIGGLLSCQTSTQEETTAHLTNEQLVVKHPVFKNGDIIFQTSNSSQSKAIQLATNSPYSHVGIIYQQNDEYWVYEAVEPVQLTQLATWVKRGKKGHYVVKRLKDTTILTPSVLNTMKSIGQRYNGKHYDLYFEWSDEKIYCSELVWKIYKEATGLSLGKLSRLSDFDLTHPTVQKKIQERFKRAIPLDEKVISPASIFNSDLLTTIYSQH, via the coding sequence ATGATACAATCTAAAATGAACCTATTGGTTGGTTGTGCTTTGTTTTTTATCGGTGGGCTTTTAAGTTGTCAGACTTCTACCCAAGAAGAAACTACTGCCCATTTAACCAACGAGCAACTGGTGGTTAAGCATCCTGTATTCAAAAATGGGGATATTATTTTTCAAACTTCTAATTCTAGCCAAAGCAAAGCGATCCAACTCGCTACCAATTCTCCCTATAGTCATGTAGGGATTATTTATCAACAAAACGATGAATATTGGGTTTATGAAGCCGTCGAACCTGTTCAACTTACCCAATTAGCAACTTGGGTCAAACGAGGTAAAAAAGGACATTATGTTGTCAAACGATTAAAAGATACCACGATTTTAACCCCTTCGGTACTTAATACAATGAAAAGTATCGGTCAACGATATAACGGAAAGCACTACGACCTTTATTTTGAGTGGTCGGACGAAAAGATCTATTGTTCTGAATTGGTTTGGAAAATCTACAAAGAAGCAACGGGTCTTTCCCTAGGCAAGCTGTCCCGCTTATCCGATTTTGATTTAACACACCCAACCGTTCAGAAAAAAATACAAGAACGATTTAAAAGAGCTATTCCCCTAGATGAGAAAGTCATTTCTCCTGCGTCCATTTTTAATTCTGATTTACTCACCACAATTTATTCTCAACACTAA
- a CDS encoding TIGR03862 family flavoprotein yields MRPKKIILIGGGSAALMAAEMLCAMHEVHIYEKGKTIGRKFLVAGNGGFNLTNAATDKALYQQYTNHPILQDALSKFDSVAMRKWLDKLGIPTFVGSSGRVFPEKGIKPIHVLQKIKDKLLKQGVKIHCLHEFIGFDASQQPIFQHQDQKIVVQADAYIFALGGASWSITGSNNKWKPIFDEIKIPTINFQASNCGVEVDWATNFKTTYAGSPLKNIQILIGQKVVKGEALITDYGLEGNAIYPLVPAIRTALRKHQNAIYIDFKPHNSHQSLLNRIKGKRLKTKNYAYEFKLSKAQLALIKQFTTKEVYLAPERFIEAIKHLEVPIQKLRPIEEAISTIGGISLSALEANFSLQQYPNLFVIGEMLDWDAPTGGFLLQGCFSTAATCVEHLNSSI; encoded by the coding sequence ATGCGTCCAAAAAAAATTATTCTTATTGGTGGTGGCTCGGCGGCATTAATGGCAGCCGAAATGCTCTGTGCTATGCATGAAGTTCATATCTATGAAAAAGGCAAAACAATTGGGCGTAAATTTTTAGTGGCAGGAAATGGTGGTTTTAACCTGACCAATGCCGCTACAGACAAAGCCCTCTATCAACAATATACCAATCATCCCATTCTTCAAGATGCCTTATCAAAATTTGATAGCGTAGCAATGCGCAAGTGGCTTGACAAACTGGGTATTCCTACTTTTGTGGGCAGTAGTGGTCGGGTTTTTCCCGAAAAGGGAATCAAACCTATTCACGTTCTCCAAAAGATAAAAGATAAACTGCTAAAGCAAGGGGTAAAGATCCATTGCCTACATGAGTTTATTGGTTTTGATGCCTCACAACAACCTATATTCCAACACCAAGATCAAAAAATTGTTGTACAAGCAGATGCCTATATCTTTGCTTTAGGAGGAGCTTCTTGGTCTATAACAGGAAGTAATAACAAATGGAAACCTATTTTTGATGAAATCAAGATTCCTACTATCAATTTCCAAGCTTCCAATTGTGGCGTAGAGGTAGATTGGGCAACCAATTTTAAGACCACTTATGCTGGTTCTCCCCTAAAAAACATACAAATTTTAATTGGACAAAAAGTAGTTAAAGGCGAAGCTTTAATTACGGACTATGGTTTAGAGGGAAATGCCATTTATCCTCTAGTACCTGCTATACGAACGGCATTGAGAAAGCATCAAAATGCTATTTATATCGATTTCAAACCTCATAATTCTCACCAAAGCTTACTCAATCGCATAAAAGGAAAACGTCTAAAAACCAAAAACTACGCCTATGAATTTAAGCTAAGCAAAGCCCAACTTGCCCTCATCAAACAGTTTACCACTAAGGAGGTCTATCTGGCTCCTGAACGCTTTATTGAGGCGATCAAACATTTGGAGGTACCCATCCAAAAGTTAAGACCTATTGAAGAAGCCATTTCTACCATTGGAGGGATTTCATTAAGTGCTTTGGAGGCTAATTTTTCACTACAACAATATCCTAATTTATTTGTCATTGGTGAAATGCTTGATTGGGATGCGCCCACTGGTGGTTTTTTATTACAAGGCTGCTTTTCTACTGCTGCCACTTGTGTTGAACATCTTAATTCATCTATATGA
- a CDS encoding lysophospholipid acyltransferase family protein: MQTFDTKSLPVPLRAIVVLMQRIWFAWCCLATVLIGLVALICYLFIFNFLDEKKAPYAAYVVTKWWGKSLLAAMLVRVTSEGLEKANHEGQAYVLVSNHLSIIDIPLCMSTAPVPFSFLAKQEVDKLPIIGYLARNMHVYVDRKSKESRRQTFARMKKHIDSGHSIHIYAEGTRNKTNELLQDFYDGAFKLAIETQQPILALTICGSDRVSTPKKPFLGKPAWVHCVWDEPISTQGMTLDDLEHLKTIVRERILHNLESYHATYQV, from the coding sequence ATGCAGACATTTGACACTAAATCTTTACCTGTTCCATTAAGAGCAATTGTTGTGCTTATGCAACGCATTTGGTTTGCTTGGTGTTGCTTGGCTACAGTATTGATAGGTCTAGTAGCGCTAATTTGTTATCTGTTTATTTTTAATTTTCTGGATGAAAAAAAAGCCCCCTATGCAGCGTATGTTGTTACCAAATGGTGGGGGAAATCTTTGCTGGCTGCTATGTTGGTTCGTGTAACATCAGAAGGATTAGAAAAGGCAAATCATGAAGGACAGGCTTATGTTTTGGTTAGTAATCATTTATCTATTATAGACATTCCGCTTTGTATGTCAACAGCACCCGTGCCATTTTCTTTTTTGGCAAAACAAGAAGTAGACAAGCTCCCTATTATTGGTTATTTGGCTAGGAATATGCATGTTTATGTAGATCGAAAAAGCAAAGAAAGCCGCCGCCAAACTTTTGCTAGAATGAAAAAGCACATTGATTCAGGACATTCTATTCATATTTATGCAGAGGGGACTCGAAATAAAACCAATGAATTGTTACAGGATTTTTATGATGGAGCCTTTAAATTGGCAATAGAGACTCAGCAACCCATTCTTGCTTTGACGATTTGTGGCTCGGATAGAGTATCAACTCCCAAAAAACCGTTTTTGGGTAAGCCTGCTTGGGTGCATTGTGTTTGGGATGAGCCGATTTCTACGCAAGGAATGACTTTGGATGATTTAGAGCATTTAAAAACCATTGTTCGAGAACGAATTTTGCATAATTTAGAAAGTTATCACGCTACTTATCAGGTTTAG
- a CDS encoding fatty acid desaturase family protein, which translates to MLKYKADLKTLLFMTITTCLFAFMWVSWNNADSILWTGGKLVFAGLYIWHLFMAVTVSVIAHNTMHVSIFKSEPLNRLMEYWITLFYGTPVFGWIPTHNRNHHKHNNKEPDYTKTYRFTERNELWVLLLYPFVSNYYQSLANKEFLQERYRKNRKEFWLFISQIVVLLAWVGTFLYLNWVAALFLVIIPHQASLYTVVVFNFVQHVHADEESEYNHSRNITASHIFSLNWFLFNNGYHTVHHMNANMHWSLAKEAHEKMEHKIDPVLNESYFWGYIIKAYFLAPFSKRFRTKSMRLERKQLEANQGKPNMGVKKAATAH; encoded by the coding sequence ATGTTGAAGTACAAAGCTGATCTAAAAACACTCCTATTCATGACAATTACCACTTGTTTGTTTGCATTCATGTGGGTATCTTGGAATAATGCCGATAGCATTTTATGGACAGGGGGTAAATTGGTATTTGCTGGGTTATATATCTGGCATTTATTTATGGCAGTAACGGTTTCTGTAATCGCACACAATACCATGCATGTATCAATATTCAAATCGGAGCCTCTTAATCGATTAATGGAATATTGGATTACCTTGTTTTATGGTACCCCTGTATTTGGTTGGATTCCTACACACAATCGCAACCATCACAAACACAACAACAAAGAGCCTGATTACACAAAAACTTACCGTTTTACAGAGCGAAACGAATTGTGGGTATTATTGTTATATCCTTTTGTTAGTAATTACTACCAAAGTCTTGCCAACAAAGAATTTTTGCAAGAGCGTTATCGCAAGAACCGTAAGGAATTTTGGTTATTTATTTCTCAGATTGTAGTGCTATTAGCTTGGGTAGGTACGTTTTTGTACCTTAACTGGGTAGCTGCTTTATTTTTGGTTATTATACCGCATCAAGCTTCTTTGTATACCGTTGTTGTCTTTAACTTTGTACAACATGTTCATGCTGATGAAGAGTCAGAGTACAACCACTCTCGTAATATTACAGCCTCTCATATCTTTTCGCTAAACTGGTTTTTGTTTAATAATGGCTATCACACGGTTCATCATATGAACGCCAATATGCACTGGAGTTTAGCTAAAGAGGCACATGAAAAAATGGAACACAAAATTGATCCCGTCTTAAATGAGTCTTACTTCTGGGGATACATTATAAAAGCTTATTTTCTAGCTCCTTTCTCAAAGCGTTTTAGAACAAAATCAATGCGTTTAGAAAGAAAACAACTAGAAGCCAACCAAGGGAAACCTAATATGGGCGTAAAAAAAGCAGCAACAGCACATTAA
- a CDS encoding WbqC family protein, with amino-acid sequence MNTSILLEIQYLGPIQYYSKFVKYPNLYIEQHENYRKGSFRNRCCIATANGVVPLSIPLLKGKHQQANIRTVAIDNSKNWQTIHWRSIKTAYGNSPFFEYYQDDFSLIYQKKYDLLFDFCLDLQELVLNSLQIAPSIQYTTAFNKATDETVTDFRNCILPKNYTAPKDSDFKIIPYPQVFEDRLGFVANLSILDLLFCTGPEAIYYLQMNIQ; translated from the coding sequence ATGAACACATCTATCTTACTCGAAATTCAATATCTAGGGCCAATACAATATTATTCGAAATTTGTAAAGTATCCTAACCTCTATATTGAACAGCACGAAAACTACAGAAAAGGCTCATTTAGAAACAGATGTTGCATTGCAACCGCCAATGGTGTAGTCCCGCTAAGTATTCCATTGCTCAAAGGAAAGCACCAACAAGCAAATATCCGAACGGTGGCAATTGACAACAGCAAAAATTGGCAAACTATACATTGGCGCAGTATAAAAACTGCCTATGGGAATAGTCCATTTTTTGAGTATTACCAAGACGATTTTAGCCTAATCTATCAAAAGAAGTACGACTTATTGTTTGATTTCTGTCTAGATTTGCAAGAACTTGTTCTTAATAGTTTACAAATAGCGCCCTCCATTCAATACACAACTGCTTTTAACAAAGCTACCGATGAAACGGTGACAGATTTTAGAAACTGTATTTTACCCAAAAACTATACTGCTCCTAAAGATTCTGATTTTAAAATCATCCCTTATCCTCAAGTATTTGAAGATAGATTAGGCTTTGTAGCAAATCTAAGCATCTTAGATCTCTTGTTTTGTACTGGACCTGAGGCGATTTATTATTTGCAAATGAATATTCAATAA
- the priA gene encoding replication restart helicase PriA produces the protein MDQLLHLLENDNQATTQRLFVTVIVPVALPKLYTYSVPLHLKDLVQVGYRVEVQFGKSKLYSALIYQIHQNEPDNYVPKPILNVLDTEAVVTPKQFKLWEWMSQYYASTMGEVMNAALPAGLKLASETKIVLRPDFEEEDFATNTLNDKEYTILEALFNRVELSIAEIQALINQKTIYPYIKSLMEKRLIFVKEELKNKYKSKKVDMVCLAEPYQSDSTKLKDAFEIIGNKAIRQAETLMAYIQLSKEMEEVPKTALYDRARISSAGLKKLLEKNILEIYKKEISRLSEYNGEVIGNYKLSNAQEQARVEIKEAFEEKNVVLLHGVTGSGKTQVFVELMEETIAQGKQVLYLLPEIALTAQIVQRLQKHFGDQIIVYHSKFNNNERVEIWQNSLHGTPIILGARSALFLPFSDLGLIIVDEEHDPSYKQNDPSPRYNARDTAVFLSYLYQAKTLLGTATPSLETYYNVQQNKYGLVELNKRFGAATLPDISIVDAGEETKKKRMKSHFTPQLLKAIEETLGNGEQVILFQNRRGYAPVYSCNTCGWTADCVDCDVSLTYHKFSNDLHCHYCNHHRKLPKSCPACGNHSLVIKGFGTEKIEDELQIYLPDVKVARMDWDTVKGKHGHEKIIATFANKQVDILVGTQMVTKGLDFDNVGLVGVLSADQMLHFPDFRATERAFQLLLQVSGRAGRKQKKGRVLIQAYKMDHPVLQEVQKGNFQNFFQRELKERSDFGYPPFHRLIKVQLKHKKPDMVEKAAKFFAECLRTKLGDRILGPATPGISRIRTYYIRDIIIKLGKNSKQLDYTKQLINDVQNHLKAQKGFSTIRLIVDVDPY, from the coding sequence ATGGATCAACTGCTCCATCTTTTGGAAAATGACAACCAAGCAACGACACAACGACTATTTGTCACCGTAATTGTGCCTGTTGCCTTACCGAAACTTTATACGTACAGTGTACCACTTCATCTCAAAGATTTAGTGCAGGTAGGTTATCGTGTTGAAGTGCAATTTGGGAAAAGCAAACTTTATTCTGCTTTGATCTACCAAATTCATCAAAATGAACCCGACAACTATGTTCCCAAACCCATTCTCAATGTATTGGACACTGAAGCTGTTGTTACCCCAAAACAATTCAAGTTATGGGAATGGATGAGCCAGTATTATGCTTCTACAATGGGCGAGGTGATGAACGCTGCTTTGCCTGCGGGACTCAAACTAGCTAGTGAGACAAAAATTGTTTTAAGACCTGATTTTGAAGAAGAGGATTTTGCCACCAATACCTTAAACGATAAGGAATACACCATTCTTGAAGCCTTATTTAATCGGGTAGAATTATCCATTGCTGAAATCCAAGCATTGATTAATCAAAAGACGATTTATCCATACATCAAAAGCTTAATGGAAAAACGGCTTATTTTTGTAAAAGAAGAACTTAAAAATAAATACAAAAGCAAAAAAGTAGACATGGTTTGCTTAGCGGAACCTTATCAAAGCGACTCCACTAAGCTAAAAGACGCATTTGAAATCATTGGCAATAAAGCAATTCGCCAAGCAGAAACACTCATGGCTTATATTCAACTGAGCAAAGAAATGGAAGAGGTACCCAAAACGGCACTCTACGATCGAGCTAGAATAAGTTCTGCTGGTTTAAAAAAACTCTTAGAGAAAAATATTTTAGAAATTTATAAAAAAGAGATTAGCCGTTTGAGTGAATACAACGGTGAAGTTATTGGCAATTACAAACTGTCCAACGCACAAGAACAAGCACGGGTAGAAATCAAAGAAGCCTTTGAAGAAAAGAATGTTGTGCTCTTACATGGAGTAACAGGGAGTGGAAAAACACAAGTTTTTGTAGAATTGATGGAGGAAACCATTGCGCAAGGAAAACAAGTTCTTTATTTATTGCCTGAAATTGCCTTAACTGCTCAAATTGTACAACGCCTCCAAAAACATTTTGGCGACCAGATCATTGTTTATCATTCTAAATTTAATAACAATGAGCGAGTAGAAATTTGGCAAAACTCACTCCATGGTACTCCCATTATATTGGGAGCACGTTCTGCGTTATTTTTGCCTTTTTCGGATTTAGGGCTTATCATTGTTGACGAGGAACATGATCCTTCTTACAAACAAAATGACCCTTCACCTCGATACAATGCTAGAGATACTGCTGTTTTTCTATCTTACCTCTATCAAGCAAAAACACTATTGGGAACAGCAACCCCCTCACTAGAAACCTACTATAATGTGCAACAAAACAAGTATGGTTTAGTAGAACTTAATAAACGGTTTGGTGCTGCAACATTACCCGATATTAGTATTGTAGATGCTGGTGAAGAAACCAAGAAAAAACGGATGAAGTCGCATTTCACTCCTCAATTATTAAAGGCAATAGAAGAAACCTTGGGCAATGGGGAACAAGTGATTTTATTTCAGAACCGCAGAGGCTACGCACCTGTATACAGTTGCAATACCTGTGGTTGGACTGCTGATTGTGTGGATTGTGATGTTAGTTTGACTTATCATAAATTTAGCAATGATTTGCATTGTCACTATTGTAATCATCATCGAAAACTGCCTAAATCTTGCCCTGCCTGTGGCAATCACAGTTTAGTGATTAAGGGCTTTGGGACAGAAAAGATTGAAGATGAGCTGCAAATTTACTTACCAGATGTCAAGGTAGCACGAATGGACTGGGATACTGTAAAAGGAAAACATGGGCATGAAAAAATCATTGCGACTTTTGCCAATAAACAAGTAGACATTCTTGTAGGCACCCAAATGGTTACCAAAGGTCTGGATTTTGACAATGTAGGTTTAGTGGGTGTACTTAGTGCAGATCAAATGTTACATTTCCCTGATTTTAGGGCAACAGAACGAGCGTTTCAACTTTTGTTGCAAGTAAGTGGTCGTGCTGGTCGCAAGCAAAAAAAAGGTCGAGTATTGATCCAAGCCTACAAAATGGATCACCCTGTATTGCAAGAAGTCCAAAAGGGCAATTTTCAGAATTTTTTCCAGCGGGAATTAAAAGAACGTAGCGATTTTGGCTACCCCCCTTTTCATCGCTTAATAAAGGTTCAATTAAAACACAAAAAACCTGATATGGTAGAGAAAGCTGCTAAGTTTTTTGCAGAATGCCTCCGCACCAAATTAGGAGATCGAATTTTAGGACCCGCAACGCCAGGTATTTCTAGAATTCGAACCTATTATATTCGTGACATTATTATAAAATTGGGAAAAAATTCAAAGCAGTTAGATTATACCAAACAATTAATTAATGATGTACAAAATCATCTAAAAGCTCAAAAGGGATTTTCTACCATTCGACTAATCGTTGATGTAGATCCTTATTAA